GGTCCACTAGTCACCATCTTACCCATCTATTTAACCTATTCCCTTGCAGATGGGAATATTTCCTATTCACATCTTTAAGCTGCTTAATTAAACAGGAACTCAACATTTGCATTTATCCCTGCAAGAATATTCCGCCACTCTTCAAAATAATGGTTTACATTGTTCTTTACTCTTGTGATCTTAGGTCAACAAGATcccattaaatattttatttaaatgtaatatgCCATGTCCCATTAGCATTTCCTCATCCTCTTCTGTGCACCCTATCCAATCTTTACTTCGAATTGAAATGTTCCTGGTCCTGTTAAAATCTTCAGCAGTCCCCTTTATACATTCTTATTCTGTCCTCAGCGTGTGTTTCGCACATGGTTACAGAAAAACAAAGTACATGACGTGACACCTTTCAAGTGACACAATCCATGACTGAGGTGACCTGAACTTTGAGGAATATTCCAGGGGTTTAAGCACATTCCTTGAATACCTTTCTTGTTCTTTTCTTCCATGCTTTGTCCAAAAATAAATTCCATGATTCTTTCTAACTACCTTATTGACTTCATTCTACTGGTAACAGCTACTGCTCAAACTCTGAAGTCTGCTTTCACAGAAGAATGGTATTGGGGAATGCACTTTTAGAAGTTGGACCCTAGCCAACAGAAGTTTCTTCAGAAGAGATTAACTGGATGACCATGCATGGTTCTGGTTACCAGTTTGCCTCAGAATACAGAGGCACTGGAACATTTGCAATAGTTTTCTCAAAGTGCAGAAGAAGATATCAGGGATTTCAGGAAGATAGTAAATGGCTTGGGGAAGGAGTGTGATTGGGGTGGGGCAGTCTTTGGTTCAGAATAGAGGATGAAAAAATGCAGGCATAAACTAAGAAATCTTTAAGGTTATTAAACAATGCTATTATTTATGGGAAGGAGTAGGGATCTATCATAAACTGGGGTGAAAATAGACATCAACACTGACAAGTGCTAAATAAATTTTTTTGGAAGttctttagaccagtggttctcaaccactttctttccactcacaaaccactaagtaatccctatgcaatcagtgctctgtgattagtgagggattgcttaaggtgggatgtgactgggaagggaaggttgagaattactgctctggacccaattgttactgaaatattttgcttgagaaaaattgtcattggtgcaTTGGTGCACGAGTCaactaggtacgattaaaacagtggacttcaaactttttctttctactcacataccaccttaaacaatcccttactaatcacagagcacctatggcataggtaatacttaaagtggtatgtgagaggaaagaaaaaagttgaaaaccactgctttagacaaATGGTGGTTAGTACACAGAATGTAATATCAACAATAAAGgaagcataaagataaaaaaatgaaaaatgggaaaagctatgctccggaactatgagaaatacaataaacatgaggttacgcatgatacaatataattggttacacaggctatatatcacgccccaaaagttaaataagtgggacccaacagtatcagagagatgttttcgctgtaagaaggaaacgggaacaaagtacatgcaatttgggcatgtgagaaagtgaaaaagttttgggaagatctaaattaaataaaatcacaaaaagcaatataccaaagaatccagagatcttttttctaagtaatataacAAGTAAAGAACTAgccctcaaattggatgaagcacaaaaaagatttattatgatagccttagctgtagcaaaaaaatgtgtaatgtcaacctggaaatcagaagagagcctgagaatacagcaatggtacatagaaattaataaatgtattccattagaaaaaataacatacaatttaaaaaataaagtcacagtatttgggaacaaatttgggaaccgtacatggaacacaacagagagggcataCTGtggacttccaccccctaaaacgatagaatgagaagaagactaaatgaactgacccagtgtgtaaaagtagatgacacaattttcttgtttattttcattgtgtgatgacattgtttaatgggtttattgtattgtacatgttgaattttagtgggtagggaggggagtgggaaggagggagggaagggaggtgtggaaaaaggggagaaaatgactgtgtatattcaagagggaaatgtttgtgtgtattttggttaatgtggctcatagtgtgaaaaataaaaaaaatttaaaaacaataaaggAAGTAGAATGAAGATCAACAGTTGGGTGAGGTGAGTGGAGCTTGATATGGAACATAAATGATCAATTTTATCTCTGTTGTAAGATATATTGGATAGTATTTTCTAACAGGTGCAGAACCACATCCCAAAGCCTTGTCCACACGTGTCATTGGGAGTGTCTGGTGGCTATTTGTCATTATTTTCTTGACGACGTATGCAACCAATTTTGGAGCTTCATTAAACCCAGAGAACCAGAGGCCATTAATCAAATCCTTCAATGACCTTGCAAAACAAAGTGAAATTGAATATGGGACATTGAAAGCTGGATCCACATTCCAGTTCTTCAAGGTAGGTGCTTTTATCCAGCATAATccatcccctccccaacctaGATCTTACCAGATATAAATAGAGTTTCAAATAGAGTGGCAACAAAAGTGCCAAAACTCCAGTCACAAATAGACAGGTTTAGCTATTACTGCCTCTACTTGTACCATTTTCACATCAATAAGAAGGCGCAACCATTATACAAAAGCAAGGCTGTGAAAGACAGTGCTGTTGGAATGagattttgagaattttttttaaaatgtggacaGTTTTAAGGAGTCCCCAATCACTACACATGAATGAGGTGCATAATGGTTGAATTGCCAGATGAGGGAAATGAGAACCAAGAATGCAAGTTCAAAATTCACAACAGCAGCATGGGaactttaatttgttttttaattagCTAGCGTCTCTTGGATTGTTATCAAACACGAACTAGCTCACAATTGCACTTAGGATAAGAAAGCATGCGGCTTCATGGCCATCGTCTTACCTGCCTTCTTAAACTACTTTAGGAGCAAACGAGAGATTTACTGACAGCCATTTACATCCTTTCAGAGTGACTCAGGAATAATAGCAGGTTTAGCTGTGACACCCATATTCTAAAGAATGGAAAACAAAAACATCCTGGTAACTAAGCAGTGAAGAGAAGCTCATTGATAAAGAAATGTACAAAGCAATAGGACTTAAGTCATATTTACAACCAACATTTACAACCAACATATTaagtcagattcagatttattgtcagagtacatacatgacattacatacaaccccaagattccttttcctgcaggcggaGCAGAACTGCCACCTATTGGCAGTACAAAacaaactgactcaatgtacacatgtaaatagatttaaaaatgtaaacaaactgactgcaatagagGGGGGGAAATACTCAATAAAATGCaatagtaagagtccttaaataagtccctgattatttgttgttgaggagtctgatggtagcggggtagcagctgtccctgaacccgAAGGcatctatacccctttcctgatgttagcagagAGAATAGTGTGTGCACTGGGggtgtggctccttgatgattgctgctgccctctgatggcagcattccctattATCAACAGAGGAGAGGGTTTTACCTGTAATGTCCTGGAccatatccactaccttttgcagggctttacgctcaggggcattggtgtccccatatcagaccatgatgcagccaaacagcacactttccaccatacatgtGTAgaaatgtcatatcaaaccttcacaaattcctgaggaagaagaggtgctgatgtcctttcttcacaatgccattggtgtgttaaggccaggaaagatcctctgagaccatttgctcatcctctccacctctgatccaccaatgatcactggatcgtaaatTCAAACATAATTACCCTCAGTGGAGGCTAATAATCCAAACGTGACATACTGTAGCAATGAACAAGCAAGGGTTTGATTGAAGGTCGAGTCAATCAAACCCTACATTCCTCAACTGAAGCAAAATAGAAGACATTAAAGattgaaattaaaaacaaaatactcAGGTCAGGGAGCAGCAATGTGGATGGAAACAGTTAACTGGGATAGGACTAGGAGTTAAAATTGAACAGTTTAAAGAATTGGGAGAGGAGGATGACTGAAGAAGTCTAAATGGTAATGGTGATCATGGAGTGGTACTAATGTAAAAGGACAAAAATGGGATGTAAAAAAAGCAATTAAAGATAGATTCAGAAGTCTGGCCAAATAAGTGCGTGGCATTTATATCATTTCTAATTAACCTTCCATAAATTAATGCAACCTTTATAATATGCATTTCCCCTTTCACATCTGACAGTTATCAAAAATTCAAGTCTACCATGAGATCTATTCAACAATGAacagcaaatttaattctgtCCTTGTGAATACAATGAATGAAGGAAAGGAACGTGTACTCAACTCAAATTACGCCCTTATTGGTGAATCGGCAACATTAGACTTGGTCGTGGCCAAGAACTGCAACTTGATGAGGGTGCCAGACATTGCTGCTGTAAGGGGATATGGACTTGCCACTCGCTCTGGTGAGTTGCACCCTTACGGCCAAGTGCAAGAACACAACAAACAGGAAGAGGAGGCAGCTATCTGGACCAACAAGCCTGCTCCATCATGGATGAGTTGGCCGTCACCTCCCTGTCTTTTcttcataaccctcaattcccatACTATGTAAAAATAAACCTCACCAGTACCCAGAACAGTTGCAGCGTAACCTCCTTGTTGGTAAAGTCAATTCCAGAAGTGATGAagtccaacattccatttgccctcttaTTTTTTGAGATTCTAACACAAGCACTCCCATGGCTCCCtgtacaacagcatgctgcaatctttcactatttaaataatctgatctattttttgttccaaagtggatgatctgGCATTTGCCAACATTATCAAACTGTTACACACATCCTAATCTGAAATATATCTGCCTGCAGGCTTTCTGCATCCTTTATACCggccattctcaaacttttttatgCTATGCCCCCTTTAGGACAATGCTCAAAGTCCATGGGCCCCTCTTCCCTATGAAGCGGTCAAGTTTCAGTTTCTTGCATACTTCTTCCCTAccgatttcattaaaaaaaatttatgttaAGCAAGGTAAAGAGAAAGTAAGGCTTTTACttacatgtgctgtggcccccattgagaatggctgctctatacaatttgcttttccattcaattaagTGCCATTGTTAGATGCACTTGAGGTTCTTCAGAGAATTAGATCACAAGTAGTTTCCAGGCTCTAATACCCTAACAAGGTTAAATTGCTGCATAAATGTTCTTTCCTCTCACCTCTAATTTCATGTTTTCTCATGTTCTTGGTTACATTAATGATATATTTTGTTTCTTTGTTCTGTTTGTGGCCCAAGGTGATTCTCTCAGAGATGATTTAAGTTTAGCCATTTTGGAATTGGAGGAGTCAGGAAACCTGCATCTGATGAAGGCCAAGTGGTGGAGGTCTTCCTGCAATGAAGAGAGCTCAGGTCAATGGAGTCCACTCAAGTTAAACCATATTGGAGGTGCCTTACTCCTTCTCGCAATTGGATTGGCATTGGCCTTGGTCATTGCTTTCATTGAATTGGCCATGAAGTCAAGAACAAAGGCTAATCAAGATGTACGCATTTTAATCCTTTTCCATCGTGGCCAacaattgttttattttttttatctgctttCACATCACAATGCAGCAAATAGAGCAATGATCCAACATCCTGGTTCTTGATGTCTTAGTCCCCAATGCAGCTGAAATAATTCATTTTCCAAACAGAaaatttgggtgggggggggtggaatttgaGTCAAGTCAGCTTGCATTCTTTCTAACATATTCTCTCACGCCCATTGTGTGCACTCCTCTGATATGCACAAACATCCCCAGACACTCCTTTGCAAATGCCTTCTCTCTTCCACCTTTTAATTCTCATCTTGATGCAAGCACACCCTACTGCACATTTACAAGAGATCTCCATCAACCCTTACCAACCCTCTCCAGTTCCTGGATAACCAATGCCTTAATTCTTAAAAGCATCATCTTTCAGTGCCTCAGATCATACCTCTTACGATTTCTGTGTTCTATTCTGGTGGGGGGGTTCCAGTGGTTCTTTTATTGTGTGGAGTAAGATGGTAAGGCAGGATGGAGGGTGATGTTCAAAGCCTAATATTAGCTTGGTGTTTTCGTACGGATTTAAGCTAACACCCCAAGCATGTCCCACACCATTTCTCCCAAGACAAACTGAAGGCAAAGGAAATCGGGCCAGAAAGAATGGAGATGAATGATGGTTGGGGAATGGGGAAGGAAAGAAGTCTTTTTGCTCCTCGGAATCCTTGGAAGAAAGTGGCAGCTCAGGGTTGCTGCACGGTGAGAAAGTCAGTCTTTAGTTTCAGACTGGAGTTGCACAGAAATAGACCTCTAAACGACTTGAGAACTTTTGAGACTGAGCAATGAACAGGGTGCACTCCTAAACTGCTCTACAGAATACACCATGAAAGGACTACATTAGTATAAGCTGTGATCAGAATTCATGTTCTTACTCTTTCATTATTTGTTCATTTACAGAAATCTTTTTGCAACATTTTCACTGAAGAAATTCATCTTCGATTTAAAGGGAGAAATGAGGTCAAAAAGACCAAGGCCTGAGTTCCCAGTGGAAGATGGAAAGTTCAATTTAATATACAATTTTCTTCTATTAAATGTTAACCTGGAAAATTACAGCACGTAGCTGAACTCCCAATATAATGGGGGTAATTAATTCATGCAACAATTCTAAACCTCACATTGAAAGTTGTAATTCTGCTGCACAGATTTATAAAAACATCGCCAGGACTGGAAACTCGTTTTGATAAGTTATGATTGTTTACTTTGAAcagaagtgtataaaattatgagggaccaGGAATAAATAACAACTTTTTCCACTTAGCAGAAGGGTCAAGAAATAGTGAGAATAGATTAATTGGGAGGATGAGGAAAGGCTCTTTCATCCACATCTTCAAACCACTTCCTTTTGTGTCATAAATTTTCTGTAATACAATGCAAGGCATCATCTGGAATAAATTGAATAATGTTAAATAGGAAAGCCTTCAGATACTGGGTTTGAGTGCAATATATAATTGTGCTGGAGTttctctcatttttaaaaaattcacacaCCTGCTTGTTTTTGGTTATACCAGACGAAGGGCCCGGGTCAAAACAttcgttaccctttacttcccaaggATGAtgcgtgacctgccgagtttctccagtgtgtTTGTGCATCGCAAACAGCAAATAATGGAGATCAATTCTGAATTATGAGACCTGGAAATTGTGGAAGAAAAGGATTTTCAAAGGGAAGTGACGAGATCCAGAGGAATGATTTTGAGTTGTGGCAGAAAATCCCACAAAGTACCTCAATTTTAACTTTggaatcaacaaattaaaaccgGATGAGCTCCATAGTAGGTGAGAACTCCATTTCTCCAGGTTACTCTAAATTTACCTGCATGTACTTTAGCAAAGTTCCACAAACCACTGAAATTACACAGACACTTTATTCTGACCTCAGGAATGCACAACCTTAATAACAATTAAGATTGGATATCCCATGAGTTACTTGTAGCATTGTCTCAAGTTATATCAATGCAAGTATCTCAGCAGTCTGTGGACTGACAAGGAGAGAATGAATGTCCTTGGAAACAAACAGGTAGGTGcactgaagtctgcagacatgCCTTTTAACGTCTTGAGTAacatctccaatatttcaaacATCAAACTATATTTAAGTTACACTATTAAGTtcattttgaaaatgttttttaaaatattgctaaaaacattttaaatattgtaaaaatgtaaataaaatctgCCATAACACTCACAACaaaatttttcaaaaagtttgcttcctgaaaaagaatTGGTGGTTGTGATGGACAACTCAGATTTTCTGCagcatgtaggaagttggagaaacattcaattaccttttattgaattttgcatgtttaatgatgctgacacattgcgttagttcaactgacctaaaaatgttttgccattgattttcatttgcactcagcatctgatgcctcctgtgtcagtgtccaacaatagtcggccagcattgatggattccagttgccctgataccacttttccatggacgcaatgtcctggtgaaacctttccccatGTTCATCATTGATTGCACCAAGATCTGCAGGGAAGTCCAAGTGCTAATGCAGAAAATGATTTTTCAGTGACCTGTTTCACTTCATGATTAAAGTAGATTTGAAATGTAACAGGAAACCACAAAAAAAGGTTACGTctaaaaataaatacatgataagaacattttaaggtgattttcaggaTTAGAAGCCTAAAATCATAAAATACACTAAAAGTGCTCAGGAAGCAAAAACTTTGTTTTCTGCCTCAATCACATTAAAAAACATCACaaacactggggggggggggggggggagagagggggaggggtggtggggggaatatTGTTTCAAAAGAGACCATTTACCTCCAAGGATTTGTACATGAGGTGGGAAAGCAAAGAAGTGTAAATCCAGCACAAATGCTCCACAAATGTTCAGGGTGTAGGACGAGTACCACAATCGAGGTTATTAAGTGAAAGCAGAAATTGATAAAAATACAGTACACAGTTTAGGCACTATTCTGCCAAGAAATAACGTCAGGTTGATGTACTCTCATCAGAACATTTGAAATGTCATCCACTTGAAATGAATTGCACTACAAGTTTGCCACACATGCTGTCCAGCCGACTGAGCATATCCAGCATTTTGTACTTCGAgttaagaaaatctgcagatgccagggtctggtgcaatacacaaaagtgctgaagaaattcagcaggtcacccaccatccagaggaagtaaacggcaagtcaacatttcagatcagaGTCTTTCCTTGGAAACAGGTGGATGGccgaataaaattttttaaaaattgaggggAGGATggagcacaagctaacaggtaaGGAGTAACAGAGGTAGAGAGAAAGGTAAAGTGATAAGGAGAGAGGGttaagaagggtagctctctgatggaaggaagcaaagggaatggagagacgaaaggatagggaaagagaagggagattGGAGAAGAAACTATCTCCCACTCTGCATCCAGTATCCGCAACGTAGAGGAGAAAAGAATTGGCATCAGGAGCACAggccggatgcagtaaatgatcgctacaggttcacaagtgaagtgttgtttcatttgggggggggggggggctttcatCTCCAATCTACAGCATCTGCTTTTTCAGTAATGAACGGGGGTTGAATCTGTGAGAATGTTAGTAGAACAGGGCTTTCAATAAATTGAGTGatttgaataaatattttgaatactCACCTCATCAAAAACCTCCAATCTGAAAAGCAAGCAGAATCTATTCCTTTGGGACTGACTAGATCTAGACTGCACAACTGAATGGGAAATAACCAATGGCAACTGGACCTTCAGCAGTCATAGCCTCAAACAGTGGGATTCCCTTCATAAACTCCGCCTCTTTCTCATGAAACTCTTAATACCCACCCCAATGAGCAAGTTTAGTGTCAACCTTTGATTACAAATCTCTATTAAAGCACCATGTTACGGAAACTATTAGGGTAAATTACTTTCAAGAAGCTCTAAACTTGGAGGCGAAGAAGCAAAAATCGCACAAATATATTTTAGGTCAGTTTAAATCAGAAATCAAGGGCTCAAAAACATCCCGATCGATGTTATGCAGAATTTGCAAATTCCTGGAACAAGTTACTGTACCTCTGTCTCCGATTTCTGGTCTTTCGAGAACAATGCTTCATTTCAGCCTGGACAATTGGATTGAAAAAGGGAAATTAACACATTTAGAGAAGTTCAAAACATTTCTTGAGACAAGTCCTTTAAGTGGGAAAACCCAAAAACATGatactagaaatctgaaatacagTCAAAAATTGCTAGAAATACTCTGTGGGCCAGatggcatctgtggagaaaggatCAGAATTTTCAGATGAATGACCTTCAAAACATGAACGGTTTCTCTCCTTGCAAATGTTGTCTGAGCCACTTAAGATTTCCTGCAATTCCCACTTCTAACCTTTTTACAAACTGATAAATTGTGCCACTTATGATGGTCAAGAATGGCTGTTCCCAACAATGTCACACAAGTGGTCAAGTCTAGCAGAGGTATGTCACAAGCAAAACAAGCTTCAAATCATATCCATTTCTGCTCTGCCTGATCTGAGAAAAGGTCAATATTCTTCAGTACTAatctgttccttttaaaatcttgcacGTCTTTAGTAATCGCATTATCTTTTACTTGGACGATACTCTGCAAAAACATTAAAATCAGCATGAGCACACAAGGACCACACTCATTGTCTCAATAAGACCTTGCCCTCCAATacagaatatttttttcttaatgcaTTTTTCATTAGTTAATTTAATACAATGTTTATTTAGTTTTAGAAGCCAATAGCCACGGTGGCTTTGAGTTTGATGGTCTCAGTTAATAAAAGAATTTAATATCAATTGATGCAATCAATAAGCAATGCAATTTCCAAGTCAGAAGGATGAAACTTAACATAAAAGGATGGCTGACTTGCAGCTAGTAGTTGAATGTTTGAAGAATATTTTGCTAATTGGTTTGCAAAATGTATTACTGACTTGGCCAACATTTGCTGCCATGTTTAATTATCCAATAAATCGTCGTGAGCACCTTTACTGGAATTGCTGTTGTCATTCTGATTAATATATACTCAATTTTTGGGGCTAAGGAACTCGAGGAATTAGACTTAAGAAGAAAGAAACAACAATATAATTACAAGTTAAGAGGTTGTGCCTTTGAGGGAAATCTGCAGGTGATGCTCCCAAGCACCTGCTGGTCTGGACTTTCTCTGAAGGCAGAGGTCGTTGGTTAAGAATGTGCTGTTGAAGATGCTTTGGCATATAACTGCAGTGTAAATTGCAAATTTTTTATTGTAGTggtgggcgggcgggggggggggggggagaagagagcaggagaacCATGATTTGAAAATAATCAAAAATGACTTGTACATATGAGAATCAAATAAACTAGTTGCTAGAAATCCAAAATATCAACAGAAAAGGCTAGAAACCCTTTGTACAGACAGCCAGTGTGCAAGAGAAGCAGAtaaaattttctgttttcattgcaCACAATAGTTGTCCATGTACTTTTTTACTAAAAGTTTCTTCTGAGGTCTGCAAGTTGTGAATAATGACCAAATAAGCCAGAGTTTAGACAAGAGTTACAAAGTGCAGATGGATACACTGCTCCATCAAACCTATTCTACATCCCTGTAACATATACCATGATGTTCTACTTATCTGACCAAAGCAAAGGAAGAGAAACTGGGCATTTATATGTTTGACACATTTTTCATAAAGACACAAACAAAAATTACAGTACTAAACACTCCTTCCaaaataatctgtatttaatttaTACACATGGTATTATCTGGTTGATCACATAAAATACAGTAaggtttctctctttcccaatctGCTCCCTTGAATGTGTCCCAAGGAGTACATTTCAATGGCATGTTGCTCATGCAGTTCAGCCCAGCAATCTAGAGCAAATGTTACTAACAAAAAGCTTTTCTCAAAATAGGGATCCACTATTCTTTCCAACAGAATATAAACAATTTAAGCATTCTGATGCCCTGAGGTCTAAAGTCTTTTGCTGATGGGATTAACTATACTGTGCATTATTCTTTGTTCTGTCCATATCACTAAGA
Above is a genomic segment from Narcine bancroftii isolate sNarBan1 chromosome 2, sNarBan1.hap1, whole genome shotgun sequence containing:
- the LOC138754378 gene encoding probable glutamate receptor, which codes for MKEGIRLLLSLALLLSFFTGAVKNHDTPPKAPEREKRQLSVRSLTVTTILQEPFIMTKPTGGFEGFCIDLLQLLSERLNFKYEIQLVKDGFYGRRLENGNWTGMLGELMRKEADLAVAPLTITMVRESDFDFTRPFMSVGISILMSKDTNSQDTSLFQFLSPFSSETWFSLLFAYVLVSICMFLAARLSPNEWSEPEVESNRFSLLDSFWFGIGAFTLQGAEPHPKALSTRVIGSVWWLFVIIFLTTYATNFGASLNPENQRPLIKSFNDLAKQSEIEYGTLKAGSTFQFFKLSKIQVYHEIYSTMNSKFNSVLVNTMNEGKERVLNSNYALIGESATLDLVVAKNCNLMRVPDIAAVRGYGLATRSGDSLRDDLSLAILELEESGNLHLMKAKWWRSSCNEESSGQWSPLKLNHIGGALLLLAIGLALALVIAFIELAMKSRTKANQDKSFCNIFTEEIHLRFKGRNEVKKTKA